One Micromonospora eburnea genomic region harbors:
- a CDS encoding nucleoside/nucleotide kinase family protein has product MPPAQVLPLGELVDRARALAGAGPRQLLGVAGAPGAGKSTLAERIVAEVGPAARLVPMDGFHLAQSELVRLGRADRKGAPDTFDANGFVSVLRRLHRLEPTSVWAPAFRRHLEEPVAGAIEVPPEVRLVVTEGNYLLLPDDPWGEVRPLLHQAWFLDLDAGLRVRRLTARHEAYGKTPEQARAWALGSDEANAARVAGTADRADLVVRLVDPLPG; this is encoded by the coding sequence ATGCCACCGGCTCAGGTGCTCCCCCTCGGCGAGCTGGTGGACCGGGCGCGGGCCCTGGCCGGCGCCGGCCCGCGACAGCTGCTGGGCGTCGCCGGTGCGCCCGGTGCGGGCAAGTCCACCCTGGCCGAGCGGATCGTCGCCGAGGTCGGCCCGGCCGCCCGGCTGGTGCCGATGGACGGTTTCCACCTGGCCCAGTCCGAACTGGTTCGACTGGGCCGGGCCGACCGCAAGGGCGCCCCGGACACCTTCGACGCCAACGGCTTCGTCTCCGTCCTGCGCCGGCTGCACCGGCTGGAGCCGACCTCGGTGTGGGCGCCGGCGTTCCGCCGCCACCTGGAGGAGCCGGTCGCCGGAGCGATCGAGGTGCCGCCCGAGGTCCGGCTGGTGGTGACGGAGGGCAACTACCTGCTGCTGCCCGACGACCCGTGGGGGGAGGTGCGCCCGTTGCTGCACCAGGCCTGGTTCCTCGACCTGGACGCCGGGCTGCGGGTGCGTAGGCTGACCGCCCGGCACGAGGCGTACGGCAAGACCCCGGAGCAGGCCCGCGCCTGGGCGCTGGGCAGCGACGAGGCGAACGCGGCCCGGGTCGCCGGCACCGCCGACCGGGCCGACCTGGTGGTCCGGTTGGTCGATCCCCTGCCGGGGTGA
- a CDS encoding sugar O-acetyltransferase yields MTTMRERMLAGELYLADDPEIVADLDRAARLTERFNAVPADDPEGQLAALRELLGSLGEGSWVRPPFHCDYGWQTHLGPRCFVNFNAVFLDVARITIGADVQIGPNVQLLTATHPLDPAARRAKWEAAKPITIGDNAWLGGGAIVLAGVTIGENTVVGAGAVVTKDLPANVVAVGNPARPVRDLKQAT; encoded by the coding sequence GTGACCACCATGAGGGAACGCATGCTCGCCGGCGAGCTGTACCTCGCCGACGACCCCGAGATCGTCGCCGATCTGGACCGGGCGGCCCGGCTCACCGAGCGCTTCAACGCCGTACCCGCCGACGACCCGGAGGGGCAGCTCGCCGCACTACGCGAGCTGCTCGGCTCGCTCGGCGAGGGCAGCTGGGTCCGGCCGCCCTTCCACTGCGACTACGGCTGGCAGACCCACCTCGGGCCGCGCTGTTTCGTCAACTTCAACGCGGTCTTCCTCGACGTCGCCCGGATCACCATCGGCGCCGACGTCCAGATCGGACCGAACGTGCAGCTCCTGACGGCCACCCATCCGCTCGATCCGGCGGCCCGGCGGGCCAAGTGGGAGGCGGCCAAGCCGATCACCATCGGCGACAACGCCTGGCTCGGCGGCGGAGCCATCGTGCTGGCCGGCGTCACCATCGGGGAGAACACGGTGGTCGGTGCGGGCGCGGTGGTGACCAAGGACCTGCCGGCCAACGTGGTTGCCGTGGGTAATCCCGCTCGACCGGTACGCGATCTCAAACAGGCCACCTGA
- a CDS encoding ATP-dependent helicase produces the protein MTQPALFGTATTPAPRTADSGPRYTPVELAKLLRLPAPTREQAAIIAAPVEPLLVVAGAGSGKTETMAARVVWLVANQYVRPEQILGLTFTRKAAGELAHRVRTRLDQLIRRLGRPRRDPHDDPLAGEPTVSTYHSYAGRIVTEHGLRAGYEPTTRLLTEASRWQLVDLLVRNYDGDMSEVDRMPSTVTDAVLALAGELDEHLVDPDELAAWTGRFFAEVQSRPGRVYADVRKALQLQQTRLKLLPLVRAYARRKDDFEAMDFADQLARAARVARDHPGVGVIERDRFRVVLLDEYQDTSHAQVVLLNALFGGGHPVTAVGDPCQSIYGWRGASAGTLDRFPTEFARADGTPADVLSLTTSWRNRPEILGVANALSVPLRAAGARVPELHAARSVKDPIPHRSPRGQAAGTVHCALLETYADEAEWIAESVLAAWRGAAGMPGALPEHIPVPHRPTTAVLVRLRSQIPAIESALRARGLPVEVVGLGGLLDTPEVRDVVCTLRVLADPTDGAALLRLLTGARWRIGPRDLVALHRRAKGIARARRELAGDGGPEITVDALDEATLVEALADLGPAQAYSAEGYARLRSYGMELALLRYRLDQSLPELIADIERTIGLDVEVAVRAGRDGTGDAGLARGHLDALGDVAARFSGETPGATLAGFLAYLAAAEDEERGLSPGEVEVVEGAVQILTAHAAKGLEWDVVAVAGLTRGVWPGPVRNSDHWLGGLGVLPFPLRGDADGLPELGLHGAEDQRGVARAVEDFGDAWRAHDEREERRLAYVAVTRPRRLLLCSGYWWGEGTKRFRGPSVFLREVHDACLDGAAGHLVDEWAPEPAGDAVNPTTEVVLRAEWPADPLGARRPALAEAAALVRRYLADPAAARRETAGLTIAGPAGDPGATEAQQMGGRAGTERPAGGSGAVPGGDDTGSRGDDPEAARWRREADLLLAERAELARRAEAVEIDLPGHLSVTQLVALRRDPVALARALRRPMPTEPNPYARRGTAFHTWLEQRFGADRLLDVDELPGAADDDAAPDEALAELQERFLASEWAERVPVEVEVPFATVLAGVVVRGRMDAVFARPGGRYDVVDWKTGRQPTGREAEAAAVQLAVYRLAWAELAGVPVERVGAAFHYVRDGATVRPADLLDADGLTALIAGVPEVPPAAGPRRRP, from the coding sequence GTGACCCAGCCCGCGCTCTTCGGCACCGCCACCACCCCGGCGCCCCGGACCGCCGATTCCGGCCCGCGCTACACCCCCGTGGAGCTGGCGAAACTGCTACGTCTGCCGGCACCCACCCGGGAACAGGCCGCGATCATCGCCGCGCCGGTGGAGCCGCTGCTGGTCGTCGCCGGCGCCGGGTCCGGCAAGACCGAGACGATGGCCGCCCGGGTGGTCTGGCTGGTCGCCAACCAGTACGTGCGACCCGAGCAGATCCTCGGCCTCACCTTCACCCGCAAGGCCGCCGGCGAGCTGGCACACCGGGTGCGTACCCGGCTCGACCAGCTCATCCGCCGGCTGGGCCGGCCACGCCGGGACCCGCACGACGACCCCCTCGCGGGTGAGCCGACCGTCTCCACCTACCACTCGTACGCCGGCCGGATCGTCACCGAGCACGGGCTGCGCGCCGGTTACGAGCCGACCACCCGGCTGCTCACCGAGGCGTCCCGCTGGCAGCTCGTCGACCTGCTGGTACGCAACTACGACGGCGACATGTCCGAGGTGGACCGGATGCCCAGCACGGTCACCGACGCCGTGCTGGCCCTCGCCGGGGAGCTGGACGAGCACCTGGTCGACCCGGACGAGCTGGCCGCCTGGACCGGCCGGTTCTTCGCCGAGGTGCAGTCCCGCCCCGGCCGGGTCTACGCCGACGTGCGCAAGGCGTTGCAGCTCCAGCAGACCCGGCTCAAGCTGCTGCCGCTGGTCCGGGCGTACGCCCGGCGCAAGGACGACTTCGAGGCGATGGACTTCGCCGACCAGCTCGCCCGGGCCGCGCGGGTGGCCCGGGACCACCCCGGTGTCGGGGTGATCGAGCGGGATCGGTTCCGGGTGGTGCTGCTCGACGAGTACCAGGACACCAGCCACGCCCAGGTGGTGCTGCTCAACGCGCTCTTCGGCGGCGGCCACCCGGTCACCGCCGTCGGCGACCCCTGCCAGTCCATCTACGGCTGGCGCGGCGCCAGCGCCGGCACCCTGGACCGGTTCCCCACCGAGTTCGCCCGCGCCGACGGCACCCCCGCAGACGTGCTCAGCCTCACCACCAGCTGGCGTAACCGGCCGGAGATCCTCGGCGTCGCCAACGCGCTCTCGGTGCCGCTGCGGGCGGCCGGTGCCCGGGTGCCGGAACTGCACGCGGCGCGCAGCGTCAAGGACCCGATCCCGCACCGCAGCCCGCGCGGGCAGGCCGCCGGCACCGTGCACTGCGCGTTGCTGGAGACGTACGCCGACGAGGCCGAGTGGATCGCGGAGAGCGTGCTCGCCGCCTGGCGCGGCGCGGCCGGGATGCCCGGCGCGCTGCCCGAGCACATTCCGGTGCCGCACCGCCCCACCACCGCCGTGCTGGTCCGGCTACGCAGCCAGATCCCCGCCATCGAGTCCGCGTTGCGTGCCCGGGGGCTGCCGGTCGAGGTGGTCGGGCTCGGTGGCCTGCTGGACACCCCCGAGGTCCGGGACGTGGTCTGCACGCTGCGGGTGCTCGCCGACCCCACCGACGGGGCGGCGCTGCTGCGGCTGCTCACCGGGGCGCGCTGGCGGATCGGGCCGCGCGACCTGGTCGCTCTGCACCGGCGGGCGAAGGGCATCGCGAGGGCCCGCCGGGAACTGGCCGGCGACGGGGGGCCGGAGATCACCGTGGACGCCCTCGACGAGGCCACCCTGGTCGAGGCGCTCGCCGACCTGGGGCCGGCGCAGGCGTACTCGGCGGAGGGGTACGCGCGGCTGCGCTCGTACGGGATGGAGCTGGCGCTGCTGCGCTACCGGCTGGACCAGTCCCTGCCGGAGCTGATCGCGGACATCGAGCGGACCATCGGCCTGGACGTGGAGGTGGCGGTCCGGGCCGGTCGGGACGGCACCGGCGACGCCGGTCTGGCCCGTGGGCACCTGGACGCGCTCGGCGACGTGGCGGCCCGGTTCTCCGGCGAGACGCCCGGCGCGACCCTGGCCGGCTTCCTCGCCTACCTGGCCGCCGCCGAGGACGAGGAGCGCGGCCTCAGCCCCGGCGAGGTCGAGGTGGTGGAGGGCGCGGTGCAGATTCTCACCGCGCACGCCGCGAAGGGCCTGGAGTGGGACGTGGTGGCGGTGGCCGGGCTGACCCGGGGCGTCTGGCCGGGGCCGGTGCGCAACTCCGACCACTGGCTCGGCGGGTTGGGTGTGCTGCCGTTCCCGCTGCGCGGCGACGCCGACGGGCTGCCCGAGCTGGGCCTTCACGGGGCGGAGGACCAGCGTGGGGTGGCCCGGGCGGTGGAGGATTTCGGCGACGCCTGGCGGGCGCACGACGAGCGGGAGGAGCGCCGGCTGGCGTACGTGGCGGTGACCCGGCCCCGGCGGCTGCTGCTCTGCTCGGGTTACTGGTGGGGGGAGGGGACGAAGAGGTTCCGCGGCCCGTCGGTGTTCCTGCGCGAGGTGCACGACGCCTGCCTGGACGGCGCGGCCGGGCATCTGGTCGACGAGTGGGCGCCGGAGCCGGCCGGAGACGCGGTGAACCCGACCACCGAGGTCGTGCTCCGGGCGGAGTGGCCGGCCGACCCGCTCGGCGCCCGTCGCCCGGCGCTGGCCGAGGCCGCCGCGCTGGTCCGCCGCTACCTCGCCGACCCGGCGGCGGCCCGCCGCGAGACGGCCGGGCTCACGATCGCCGGGCCGGCCGGCGATCCCGGAGCGACGGAAGCCCAGCAGATGGGCGGCCGGGCCGGGACCGAGCGGCCGGCCGGCGGCTCCGGGGCGGTGCCCGGGGGCGACGACACCGGGAGCCGGGGCGATGATCCCGAGGCGGCCCGGTGGCGGCGGGAGGCCGATCTGCTGCTGGCCGAGCGGGCGGAGCTGGCCCGCCGGGCCGAGGCGGTCGAGATCGACCTGCCCGGGCACCTGTCGGTGACCCAGTTGGTGGCGCTGCGCCGCGATCCGGTGGCCCTGGCCCGGGCGCTGCGCCGACCGATGCCCACCGAACCCAACCCGTACGCCCGGCGCGGCACCGCCTTCCACACCTGGCTGGAGCAGCGCTTCGGCGCCGACCGGCTGCTGGACGTGGACGAGCTGCCCGGCGCGGCGGACGACGACGCCGCGCCGGACGAGGCGCTCGCCGAGCTTCAGGAGCGCTTCCTGGCCAGCGAGTGGGCCGAGCGGGTGCCGGTGGAGGTCGAGGTGCCGTTCGCCACCGTGCTCGCCGGCGTGGTGGTCCGGGGCCGGATGGACGCCGTCTTCGCCCGCCCCGGCGGCCGGTACGACGTGGTCGACTGGAAGACCGGCCGGCAGCCCACCGGGCGGGAGGCCGAGGCGGCGGCGGTGCAGCTCGCGGTCTACCGGCTGGCCTGGGCCGAGCTGG
- the dapD gene encoding 2,3,4,5-tetrahydropyridine-2,6-dicarboxylate N-succinyltransferase produces the protein MTSDSAWGIGLATTTADDLVLDTWYPTGKLGLGELPLVPGEDQADVLDLPPGAVGGRALPGLRTVQVVTVIGSLDDPIKDAADAYLRLHLLSHRLVRPNELNLDGIFGKLANVAWTSAGPCPPERVDELRVIERAAGRHLAVYGVDKFPRMTDYVVPSGVRIADADRVRLGAHLAAGTTVMHEGFVNFNAGTLGTSMVEGRIVQGVVVGDGSDIGGGASIMGTLSGGGTEKVRIGERSLIGANAGVGISLGDDCVVEAGCYITAASKITLPDGRVVKARDLSGVDGLLFWRNSVTGALEAKPRTGRGIELNAALHAND, from the coding sequence GTGACGTCCGATTCGGCCTGGGGCATCGGTCTGGCCACGACCACCGCTGACGATCTGGTGCTCGACACCTGGTACCCGACCGGCAAGCTCGGGCTCGGGGAGCTGCCGCTCGTCCCCGGAGAGGACCAGGCCGACGTCCTCGACCTGCCGCCCGGCGCGGTCGGCGGGCGGGCGCTGCCCGGGCTGCGTACGGTCCAGGTGGTCACCGTGATCGGCTCGCTGGACGATCCGATCAAGGACGCCGCCGACGCGTACCTCCGGCTGCACCTGCTCTCCCACCGCCTGGTCCGGCCCAACGAGCTCAACCTCGACGGCATTTTCGGCAAGCTGGCCAACGTGGCCTGGACCTCGGCCGGGCCGTGCCCGCCGGAGCGGGTGGACGAGTTGCGCGTCATCGAGCGCGCCGCCGGCCGCCACCTCGCCGTTTACGGGGTGGACAAGTTCCCCCGGATGACCGACTACGTGGTCCCGTCCGGCGTGCGGATCGCCGACGCGGACCGGGTCCGGCTCGGCGCCCACCTGGCCGCCGGCACCACCGTGATGCACGAGGGCTTCGTCAACTTCAACGCCGGCACGCTGGGCACCTCGATGGTCGAGGGCCGGATCGTGCAGGGCGTGGTAGTCGGCGACGGCTCCGACATCGGCGGCGGCGCCTCGATCATGGGTACCCTCTCCGGCGGCGGCACGGAGAAGGTGCGCATCGGCGAGCGGAGCCTGATCGGCGCGAACGCCGGCGTGGGCATCTCGCTCGGCGACGACTGTGTGGTGGAGGCCGGGTGCTACATCACCGCCGCCTCGAAGATCACCCTGCCGGACGGCCGGGTGGTCAAGGCCCGCGACCTCTCCGGCGTGGACGGGCTGCTCTTCTGGCGCAACTCGGTCACCGGGGCGCTGGAGGCGAAGCCGCGGACCGGCCGGGGCATCGAGCTGAACGCGGCCCTGCACGCCAACGACTGA
- a CDS encoding ATP-dependent helicase, with protein MGAYRLVRRSGGVGTGVAHSGGAGQGVGPEATGEDPRSGGSAGDAACPPDAVQAEVVAHTAGPMLVVGGPGTGKTSTLVEAVAARVTEGVDPERILVLAFGRRGATDLRHRIEARLVGAGHRVVREPLVRTFPAYAFGLLRRAAAERGEPSPRLLTGPEQDLIIRELLDVVGEEPDDDPVGWPEDLRPALRTRAFAQQLRDLLMRAAERGVGPVELARLGEKLGRADWPAAARFLREYVAVLALRDVSNRGSIAYDPAELVRAATGMLLDDPELLASERRRLAHVYVDELADTDPAQLDLLAVIAGGGKSLVAFADPDSSTYAFRGADPAGVTTFPHRFRTASGAPAAQVVLTTSYRAGPELLAATARLARRLRGPAAHRRLRPLPDAPPGTVEVRTFRSATSESAWLAHALREAHLLDGVPWSRMAVLVRSTGRQLPSLRRALHTAGVPTVVHGEDLPLHLQPGVAPLLLLLRCALEPDRLDEESAVALLHSPLGGADPLAERRLRQGLRALALAAGDRRPSGELIVEALRDPAELAAIERRWAEPAQAVARLLATARQAAATPGATAEEVLWAVWRESGLAERWAGVITRGREATGEHETAQRWRAEAADRDLDAVLVLFDAAARFTDRLPGARTEVFLDHVLGQDLPADTLAASADRGDAVRLLTAHAAKGLEWDLVAVAGVQEGVWPDLRLRGSLLGSERLVDVLAGRADGTGVRASLVGQTSALLDEERRLFHVAVSRARHRLLVTAVASAAVGGDDHEEQPSRFLHELGGTEPPPAGGGAVAVSPAPGLRPTGPGGDDAGQARGGRGTDTGDDAGQARGSAAGGPGDPAVPAGQPASDGPVPTVDAEPRGEPPAALPVTLPPRGLTLSALVAELRTAVVDPAAPSTRRHAAAAELARLATAGVPGAHPDDWWGLRGLSDDRPLVDEGESVRVTPSAMESALRCSLRWLLERHGGSAPASAAQGVGNLVHAAAMLAEDASVDRTTLLEYVAARFDAIELAARWMVGPERTRAEAMVDKLLRWLAGNPRRLLAIEHEFAVRLDDPQRPVQLTGRVDRLEVDAEGRLVVIDLKTGKSTAVTEREVAEHPQLGAYQAAVEAGAFAEYGDESGGAALVQLGTSAKEAKEQTQAAAGEGPDAGWATALVRRTADTMAAATFAAVANSKCRVCPVRTSCPVSGQGRQVVEP; from the coding sequence ATGGGGGCGTATCGGTTGGTGCGCCGGTCCGGCGGGGTGGGGACGGGGGTCGCCCACTCCGGCGGGGCGGGGCAGGGGGTCGGTCCTGAGGCGACCGGGGAGGATCCGCGATCCGGGGGGTCGGCGGGCGATGCCGCGTGCCCGCCGGATGCCGTGCAGGCCGAGGTGGTCGCGCACACCGCCGGGCCGATGCTGGTCGTGGGCGGTCCGGGCACCGGCAAGACCAGCACCCTGGTCGAGGCGGTCGCCGCGCGGGTGACCGAGGGCGTCGACCCGGAGCGGATCCTGGTGCTCGCCTTCGGCCGGCGTGGCGCCACCGACCTGCGTCACCGGATCGAGGCGCGGCTCGTCGGCGCCGGGCACCGGGTGGTCCGCGAGCCGCTGGTGCGCACCTTCCCGGCGTACGCCTTCGGGCTGCTCCGCCGGGCCGCCGCCGAGCGGGGTGAGCCGTCGCCCCGGCTGCTCACCGGGCCCGAGCAGGATCTCATCATCCGCGAGCTGCTCGACGTGGTCGGCGAGGAACCGGATGACGACCCGGTCGGCTGGCCGGAGGACCTGCGCCCCGCACTGCGGACCAGGGCGTTCGCCCAGCAGCTCCGGGATCTGCTGATGCGCGCCGCCGAGCGGGGCGTCGGCCCGGTCGAGCTGGCCCGGCTGGGGGAGAAGCTGGGTCGCGCCGACTGGCCGGCCGCCGCCCGCTTCCTGCGGGAGTACGTCGCCGTCCTCGCCCTGCGTGATGTGAGCAACCGCGGCTCGATCGCGTACGACCCGGCCGAACTGGTCCGGGCCGCCACCGGCATGCTGCTCGACGACCCCGAGCTGCTGGCGTCCGAGCGCCGCCGGCTGGCCCACGTCTACGTCGACGAGCTCGCCGACACCGACCCCGCCCAGCTCGACCTGCTCGCCGTCATCGCTGGCGGCGGCAAGTCCCTGGTCGCCTTCGCCGACCCGGACTCCTCCACGTACGCCTTCCGGGGCGCCGATCCGGCGGGCGTGACCACCTTCCCGCACCGGTTCCGCACCGCCTCCGGAGCGCCCGCCGCGCAGGTCGTGCTGACCACGTCGTACCGGGCCGGCCCGGAGCTGCTGGCGGCGACCGCTCGGCTGGCCCGCCGACTGCGCGGGCCGGCGGCGCACCGGCGGCTGCGCCCACTGCCCGACGCGCCGCCCGGCACGGTCGAGGTGCGCACCTTCCGTTCGGCGACCAGCGAGTCCGCCTGGCTGGCGCACGCCCTGCGCGAGGCGCACCTGCTCGACGGGGTGCCCTGGTCCCGGATGGCGGTGCTGGTCCGCTCCACCGGCCGGCAGTTGCCGTCGCTGCGGCGGGCCCTGCACACCGCCGGCGTGCCGACCGTGGTGCACGGCGAGGACCTGCCGCTGCACCTCCAGCCCGGGGTGGCTCCGCTGCTGCTCCTGCTCCGCTGCGCGCTGGAGCCCGACCGGCTGGACGAGGAGTCCGCGGTCGCCCTGCTGCACTCGCCGCTGGGCGGCGCCGACCCGCTCGCCGAACGGCGGCTGCGTCAGGGGCTGCGCGCGCTCGCGCTGGCCGCCGGCGACCGGCGCCCCTCCGGCGAGCTGATCGTCGAGGCGCTGCGCGACCCGGCCGAGCTGGCCGCCATCGAGCGGCGCTGGGCGGAGCCCGCCCAGGCGGTGGCGCGCCTGCTGGCGACCGCCCGGCAGGCCGCGGCCACCCCGGGAGCCACCGCCGAGGAGGTGCTCTGGGCGGTGTGGCGGGAGAGCGGGCTGGCCGAGCGTTGGGCCGGCGTGATCACCCGGGGCCGGGAGGCCACCGGCGAGCACGAGACCGCCCAGCGCTGGCGTGCCGAGGCCGCCGACCGGGACCTCGACGCGGTGCTGGTGCTCTTCGACGCGGCGGCCCGGTTCACCGACCGGCTGCCCGGTGCGCGTACCGAGGTCTTCCTCGACCACGTGCTCGGGCAGGACCTGCCCGCGGACACCCTGGCCGCCAGCGCCGACCGGGGCGACGCGGTACGCCTGCTCACCGCGCACGCCGCGAAGGGGCTGGAGTGGGACCTGGTCGCGGTCGCCGGGGTGCAGGAGGGGGTCTGGCCGGACCTGCGGCTGCGCGGCAGCCTGCTCGGCTCCGAGCGGCTGGTCGACGTGCTGGCCGGGCGGGCCGACGGCACCGGCGTACGGGCCAGCCTGGTCGGGCAGACCTCGGCGCTGCTCGACGAGGAACGCCGCCTCTTCCACGTGGCGGTCAGCCGGGCCCGGCACCGGCTGCTGGTCACCGCGGTCGCCTCGGCGGCGGTGGGCGGCGACGATCACGAGGAGCAGCCCAGCCGCTTCCTGCACGAGCTGGGCGGCACCGAACCGCCCCCGGCCGGCGGGGGAGCGGTGGCGGTGAGCCCGGCTCCGGGTCTCCGTCCGACGGGCCCGGGCGGCGACGACGCCGGCCAGGCCCGGGGCGGGCGCGGCACGGACACCGGCGACGACGCCGGCCAGGCCCGGGGCAGCGCCGCGGGAGGCCCGGGGGATCCCGCCGTGCCGGCCGGCCAACCGGCGTCGGACGGGCCGGTGCCGACGGTCGACGCGGAACCGCGGGGCGAGCCGCCGGCCGCCCTGCCGGTCACCCTGCCGCCGCGCGGGCTCACCCTGTCCGCGCTGGTGGCGGAGCTGCGTACCGCGGTGGTCGACCCGGCGGCGCCGTCCACCCGGCGGCACGCGGCGGCGGCGGAGCTGGCCCGGCTGGCCACCGCCGGGGTGCCCGGGGCGCACCCGGACGACTGGTGGGGGCTGCGCGGCCTCTCCGACGACCGGCCGCTGGTCGACGAGGGCGAGTCGGTCCGGGTCACCCCGTCGGCGATGGAGAGCGCCCTGCGGTGCAGCCTGCGCTGGCTGCTGGAACGGCACGGCGGCAGCGCCCCGGCCAGCGCCGCGCAGGGGGTCGGCAACCTGGTGCACGCCGCCGCGATGCTGGCCGAGGACGCCAGCGTCGACCGGACCACCCTGCTGGAGTACGTGGCCGCCCGGTTCGACGCGATCGAGCTGGCCGCCCGCTGGATGGTCGGGCCGGAACGCACCCGTGCCGAGGCCATGGTGGACAAGCTGCTGCGCTGGCTGGCCGGCAACCCGCGCCGGCTGCTCGCCATCGAGCACGAGTTCGCGGTGCGCCTCGACGACCCGCAGCGGCCGGTCCAGCTGACCGGCCGGGTGGACCGGCTGGAGGTGGACGCCGAGGGGCGGCTCGTGGTGATCGACCTGAAGACCGGCAAGTCGACCGCGGTCACCGAGCGGGAGGTGGCCGAGCATCCGCAGCTCGGCGCGTACCAGGCGGCGGTGGAGGCGGGGGCGTTCGCCGAGTACGGCGACGAGTCCGGCGGCGCCGCGCTGGTGCAGCTCGGCACGAGCGCCAAGGAGGCCAAGGAGCAGACCCAGGCCGCCGCGGGGGAGGGGCCGGATGCCGGCTGGGCCACCGCCCTGGTCCGGCGTACCGCGGACACGATGGCCGCCGCCACCTTCGCCGCGGTCGCCAACTCGAAGTGCCGGGTCTGCCCGGTCCGGACGAGCTGCCCGGTGTCCGGGCAGGGCCGTCAGGTGGTCGAGCCGTGA
- the dapE gene encoding succinyl-diaminopimelate desuccinylase: MQNPLTPEVLADPVALTRALVDIESVSRNEKTIADCVEEVLRGVPHLTTYRHGNTVMARTDLGRSQRVVLAGHLDTVPINNNFPSTMRGDLMYGCGTSDMKSGVAFALHLAVTLPDPRYDVTYFFYEAEEIESQYNGLTLVSQSHPEWLQADFAVLLEPTYGIVEAGCQGTMRGIVSTTGVRAHSARSWHGVNAIHAAGEVLRRLTAYEARRVTIDGCDYREGMNAVRIHGGVAGNVVPDRCEIEVNYRFAPDRTPERAEAHLREVFAGFELTVTDMAAGALPGLAAAPAREFLAAVGAAPVGKLGWTDVARFAALGIPALNFGPGDPNLAHHPDEHVELTKIRDGAATLHRWLAPA, encoded by the coding sequence ATGCAGAACCCGCTGACCCCCGAGGTCCTGGCTGATCCGGTGGCGCTCACCCGCGCACTGGTCGACATAGAGTCCGTCTCCCGCAACGAGAAGACGATCGCCGACTGTGTCGAGGAGGTGCTGCGGGGCGTACCGCACCTGACCACGTACCGGCACGGCAACACGGTGATGGCCCGCACCGATCTCGGCCGGTCGCAGCGGGTGGTGCTCGCCGGCCACCTGGACACCGTCCCGATCAACAACAACTTCCCGTCGACCATGCGCGGCGACCTGATGTACGGCTGCGGCACCTCCGACATGAAGTCCGGGGTGGCCTTCGCGCTGCACCTGGCGGTGACCCTGCCGGACCCGCGCTACGACGTCACGTACTTCTTCTACGAGGCCGAGGAGATCGAGTCGCAGTACAACGGGCTGACGCTCGTCTCCCAGTCCCATCCGGAGTGGCTCCAGGCCGACTTCGCCGTGTTGCTGGAACCGACCTACGGGATCGTCGAGGCCGGCTGCCAGGGCACCATGCGGGGAATCGTGTCGACCACCGGCGTACGGGCCCACTCGGCGCGCTCCTGGCACGGCGTGAACGCCATCCACGCGGCCGGGGAGGTGCTGCGGCGGCTGACCGCGTACGAGGCACGGCGGGTCACCATCGACGGCTGCGACTACCGGGAGGGCATGAACGCGGTCCGCATCCACGGTGGGGTCGCCGGCAACGTGGTGCCGGACCGGTGCGAGATCGAGGTCAACTACCGGTTCGCCCCGGACCGTACGCCGGAGCGGGCCGAGGCGCACCTGCGGGAGGTCTTCGCCGGCTTCGAGCTGACGGTGACCGACATGGCGGCGGGCGCGCTGCCCGGGCTGGCGGCCGCGCCGGCGCGGGAGTTCCTGGCGGCGGTGGGGGCGGCCCCGGTCGGCAAGCTGGGCTGGACCGACGTGGCCCGGTTCGCGGCCCTGGGCATCCCGGCGCTGAACTTCGGCCCGGGCGACCCGAACCTGGCCCACCACCCCGATGAGCACGTCGAGCTGACCAAGATCCGCGACGGCGCGGCCACCCTGCACCGCTGGCTCGCCCCGGCCTGA
- a CDS encoding TIGR00730 family Rossman fold protein, with the protein MAAICVFCASSRTLDHRWLDLAAETGAELARRGHTLVSGGGCVGMMGAVTDGARAAGGYTLGVIPQSLVDLEVADLAADELVVTDGMASRKTLMIEKSDAFITLPGGLGTLDELFEVWTTATLALHAKPMVLVDADGFYRPLLDWLRTLADQRFLKPAGMDLLLVADTVPEALDLLAPHLS; encoded by the coding sequence GTGGCCGCGATCTGCGTGTTCTGCGCGTCCTCCCGTACGCTCGACCACCGCTGGCTGGACCTGGCGGCCGAGACCGGCGCGGAGCTGGCCCGGCGCGGGCACACCCTGGTCAGCGGCGGCGGCTGCGTCGGCATGATGGGCGCGGTGACCGACGGCGCACGGGCCGCCGGTGGCTACACCCTCGGGGTGATCCCGCAGTCCCTGGTCGACCTGGAGGTCGCCGACCTGGCCGCCGACGAGCTGGTGGTCACCGACGGGATGGCCAGCCGCAAGACCCTGATGATCGAGAAGTCGGACGCGTTCATCACCCTGCCCGGCGGGCTCGGCACCCTCGACGAGCTGTTCGAGGTGTGGACCACGGCCACCCTGGCCCTGCACGCCAAGCCCATGGTGCTGGTCGACGCGGACGGCTTCTACCGGCCGCTGCTGGACTGGCTGCGCACCCTCGCCGACCAACGTTTCCTCAAGCCCGCCGGCATGGACCTCCTGCTGGTCGCCGACACCGTCCCGGAGGCCCTGGACCTCCTCGCCCCCCACCTCAGCTGA